In the Corynebacterium kroppenstedtii genome, one interval contains:
- a CDS encoding vWA domain-containing protein, whose amino-acid sequence MTTAVRHRRKEAAPPRARPFVARLVQLQKLGQVESTALGRRSHAISAHGSTIRAVRDGHGFNVVGTVLAAADRGARIDNHTHRVPLESNDVRGSVRRGSEANLVVFLVDASGSMAARDRLSAVTGAIMSMLTDAYQRRDKVAVITIHGSEATVVLPPTRSITIAARRLADVKIGGRTPLAAGLDKAYELITREHYREPGRRAILMCLSDGRANGKGGLAAAEVAARRIARRGLVGSVVIDCERPGRVRLGLASRLAANLHAPCVRLDELSADNLGGVIKTVS is encoded by the coding sequence ATGACAACCGCGGTCCGGCACCGCAGGAAGGAGGCCGCGCCGCCCAGGGCGCGCCCTTTCGTCGCTAGGCTTGTTCAGCTTCAGAAGTTAGGCCAGGTCGAATCCACCGCGCTGGGGCGACGATCGCATGCCATCTCAGCGCACGGCTCAACTATCCGAGCAGTACGAGACGGTCACGGTTTCAACGTCGTGGGGACGGTCCTCGCCGCGGCAGATCGTGGAGCGCGGATCGACAATCACACTCACCGTGTTCCTCTGGAATCGAATGACGTGCGCGGAAGCGTTCGTCGTGGATCGGAAGCAAACCTCGTCGTGTTCCTCGTCGATGCCTCGGGGTCGATGGCAGCACGCGACCGTCTCTCAGCTGTGACAGGAGCGATTATGTCGATGCTAACCGACGCTTACCAGCGCCGCGACAAGGTCGCCGTGATCACTATCCATGGGTCAGAAGCAACAGTCGTTCTTCCGCCTACACGGTCGATCACGATCGCTGCTCGTCGTTTAGCCGATGTCAAAATAGGTGGACGTACCCCGTTGGCCGCCGGGCTCGATAAAGCTTATGAGCTAATTACCCGCGAGCATTATCGCGAGCCTGGCCGTAGAGCTATCCTCATGTGTCTGTCGGACGGACGCGCAAATGGCAAAGGTGGTCTGGCTGCTGCCGAGGTAGCAGCTCGTCGTATCGCTCGCCGAGGGCTTGTAGGGAGCGTTGTCATCGATTGTGAACGCCCAGGCCGGGTGCGATTAGGTTTAGCATCACGACTAGCAGCGAACCTCCATGCCCCGTGTGTTCGGTTAGATGAGTTGTCGGCCGATAACCTAGGTGGAGTCATCAAGACGGTGAGCTAA
- a CDS encoding ATP-binding protein, translated as MLPSSHSVSLFPFSAVVGQDQLKLALILTAISPRIGGVVVRGEKGTAKTTTVRAFSRMLPDPKAKVVNLPLGATEDRVVGSIDVERVLTTGHAEYQPGLLSEANGGVLYVDEINLLADHLVDIILDAAATGHISIERDAVSHTEDTDFVLVGTMNPEEGELRPQLLDRFGLAVDVSAPRDTKSRTEVMRRRLAFDENPEEFLEQWADAERDIATRIVAAKERVTGVELTDVVLGRIASICASFDVDGMRADLVIARAAAAHAAWEGRTTIKDSDIKVAAELALPHRRRDPFDSPDISDDELDEALDRARDEVPDEPDDDSAPDNTEDSDGDVDTNDVDDPTSDDGHSDETPDPSAEQPTPQQNKSDADNDDNRGPAPQEGGRAAQGAPFRR; from the coding sequence ATGTTGCCTTCGTCACACAGCGTTTCGCTTTTCCCCTTCAGTGCCGTGGTTGGGCAGGACCAACTGAAATTAGCGCTGATCTTGACCGCTATTTCTCCCCGCATCGGCGGTGTCGTTGTTAGAGGCGAAAAAGGCACGGCTAAGACGACGACAGTTCGCGCTTTCTCCCGGATGCTTCCGGACCCGAAGGCGAAGGTTGTTAACCTCCCGTTGGGTGCAACAGAAGACCGTGTGGTGGGCTCTATTGATGTCGAGCGTGTTCTGACAACAGGCCATGCTGAATACCAGCCCGGCTTGCTCAGTGAAGCAAACGGGGGAGTGCTGTATGTCGATGAAATCAACCTGCTGGCGGACCATTTAGTCGATATCATTCTCGACGCTGCCGCAACTGGCCATATCAGCATCGAACGCGACGCAGTGTCCCACACTGAGGACACCGACTTTGTCCTCGTCGGCACGATGAACCCGGAAGAAGGGGAGTTGCGCCCCCAGCTCTTGGACCGGTTTGGTTTGGCTGTCGACGTTTCCGCGCCGCGTGACACGAAGTCGCGGACGGAAGTAATGCGCCGGCGCTTGGCCTTCGATGAGAACCCCGAGGAATTCCTCGAGCAGTGGGCCGATGCCGAGAGGGACATCGCAACGCGCATTGTCGCTGCTAAAGAGCGTGTGACAGGAGTAGAACTCACCGACGTCGTCTTGGGGCGAATCGCATCCATCTGTGCATCTTTTGATGTCGATGGCATGCGCGCAGACCTCGTGATTGCCCGTGCCGCCGCCGCCCATGCTGCCTGGGAAGGCCGGACAACGATCAAGGACTCGGACATTAAAGTCGCGGCCGAGTTGGCGCTCCCGCACCGACGTCGGGACCCCTTCGATTCCCCTGATATCAGCGACGACGAGCTCGACGAAGCGTTGGACCGCGCACGTGACGAGGTCCCCGATGAACCGGATGACGACTCCGCGCCGGACAACACCGAGGACAGTGATGGTGACGTCGATACTAACGATGTCGACGACCCCACCAGCGACGATGGCCACTCGGATGAGACCCCTGACCCCAGCGCTGAGCAGCCCACACCGCAGCAGAACAAGTCCGATGCAGATAACGATGACAACCGCGGTCCGGCACCGCAGGAAGGAGGCCGCGCCGCCCAGGGCGCGCCCTTTCGTCGCTAG
- the cobO gene encoding cob(I)yrinic acid a,c-diamide adenosyltransferase produces the protein MPKGKVDPANIPNDGLTTRQRRMLPVTAVNTGDGKGKSTAAFGMALRAWNQGMNIGVFQFVKSAKWRVGEEAVFRKLGELHDETGVGGPVEWHKMGEGWSWSRTKGTEDDHARNALDGWHEVARRLHEETHDFYVLDEFTYPMAWGWVPVEEVAETLRNRPGTQHVVITGRRAPQEIIDVADLVTKMEKIKHPMDQGRKGQKGIEW, from the coding sequence ATGCCCAAAGGAAAAGTTGATCCCGCAAACATCCCCAATGACGGATTAACGACACGACAACGACGGATGCTCCCCGTCACCGCAGTCAACACTGGCGATGGCAAAGGAAAATCCACAGCCGCTTTCGGCATGGCCCTGCGCGCGTGGAACCAAGGAATGAACATCGGCGTCTTCCAGTTCGTCAAATCGGCGAAATGGCGAGTCGGCGAGGAAGCCGTCTTCCGGAAACTTGGGGAGCTCCACGACGAGACTGGTGTCGGCGGACCCGTCGAATGGCACAAAATGGGAGAAGGATGGTCATGGTCTCGGACTAAGGGAACCGAAGACGACCACGCACGCAATGCCCTCGATGGGTGGCATGAGGTTGCCCGACGGCTTCACGAGGAAACCCACGACTTTTATGTTCTTGACGAATTTACCTATCCCATGGCATGGGGATGGGTTCCTGTCGAGGAAGTAGCCGAGACACTCCGGAACCGCCCTGGAACCCAACACGTCGTTATTACGGGCCGGCGAGCACCCCAAGAGATCATTGACGTAGCCGACCTTGTGACCAAGATGGAGAAAATCAAGCATCCCATGGATCAAGGAAGAAAAGGTCAGAAAGGTATCGAGTGGTAA